The following DNA comes from Candidatus Bathyanammoxibius amoris.
GGGAGTCAGACACTAAACCGCTGTCTTTGGGTCAAGAGCAAAAAGAGTTCAAAGAGGCGGTGGCATCCACCTACGTCGAGGAGAAAAGGTGGGAGTTGGGTCGCTACATCCTCGCCTTTGTGGCCCTTCTGCTTTTAGCCGAGTGGATTCTGTATTGCTTAAGGGCGCGCTCGGCGTTAACATAAGTTATGGACCTACAGTTCGAACAGCCCATATTCCTTAAGCTCCTGTTCTTGCTTCCCATAATCTGGGGGCTGTCCTTTCTGGCCTTCAGACGCCTGCCCCTCTGGAGGATAGTGTCCTCAGCCTTCCTGCGCAGCCTTGTGCTGGCACTCCTTATACTGGTGCTGGCGGGTATCCACCGGGTTGATGAGAAACCCAGTGACCTTGCGCTGGTCTTCTGCGTGGACGTATCAGACAGCATCAGCCAGGAGAACAAGACCTGGGTGGCCGACTATCTGAAAGAGATGGATAAAAAACTCGACGACGACGACAAGAATATCAAACGGGCTCTGGTCGTGTTCGGTTCGGATGCCAGAGTCGCCTCACCGATGGCCGGAGGTCTGGAAACAGATTATGGTGAGCTGGAACTCGATACCACACGCACCAATATTGCCAACGGAATGCTTTCCGCCCTTAAACTGTTTCCCGAAGACAGCGTCAAGAAGATGGTTCTTCTTACGGACGGTAATGAAAACCTCGGCAGCAGCGTGCTGGCTTCTTCTATAATAGAGCAAAAAAATACCCATGTTTATACCGTAGAAATCCCACCCCCTCCCACCGTGAAAGAGGTACTTATAAAGAAACTGCTCGTACCTCAGGATGTAAACCATGGAGAAACGTTTGACATAAGAATAACGGTTGAGAACAGAAACGATTTTCCTGTCGAAGGCAGTGTCAGCCTGTCTGAGGGCGAGAACCTCCTCAGTCGATGGGAACTTAGTTTTCCCGCCGGGTTCAGCGTATTTGAGATGCCCTATAAGGGAGAGGAAAAGGGGTTTATTGAATTTCATGCCGACCTTGAGCTTGACACGGACGCCGACACGAACGACGACAATAACCGTAAGCGCGCCGCGGTTAACGTGGTTGGCAAGCCCCGCATACTCTACGTCCGTGGAGACCCGAGCAAGAGGGCCTTCTTAGCCGGCGCTATTGAAGAAAAGGACGTTGTAGTGGAAATGGGGGGCATAGACATTATCCCAAAGACTTTGAACGAGATGCTGGAGTATGAGTGCATTGTATTCTCCAACGTTCCCGCCAGTGCCGTAAGCCGGGACCAGATGGAAGCGGTGAAGACTTATGTGCGCGATTTCGGTGGCGGGTTTATTATGGTGGGAGGTGAGAACAGTTATGCCCAGGGCGGTTACAAGAATACCCCGATAGAGGACGTGCTTCCTGTAAATGTGATTGCGGGCGCCACCAGGAAGGAGAAAAAACCCAAAAGGGCCTCTATTATACTCCTTGTCGACAAGTCAGGCAGTATGACGGGCAAGAAGATCTTTGCCACGAAGAAGGCCACGATCGAGTTGTTGAAGCAGCTCAAAGAGGGTGACCAGGTCGGGCTGATTGCCTTTGACGTAGTACCTCACGTTGTGATAGAACTGGGGCCGGTGCAGAAGATATATGGAAAAGACCTTCTGGCCAAGCTTAGCACCCTTAGCGCCGGCGGTGGCACGGACATATTTCCTGCCATGAAAGAGGCATACAACAGATTGTCGAAGAGCGGAGCGAAGGTAAACCATATTATTCTTCTCTCAGACGGCAACACGAGGTCCGTTTACTACAGCTACGAGGCCTTGATGGACAAATTAAAGAGGGCTAATATATCTATTTCCACTATAGCCATTGGCGGCTGGCTCGTGAACACCCGTTTGCTGAAGGACATTGCCAAAAGGACGGGGGGACAGTTTTATCGCCTGAAGAATATAAACGAACTGCCGCGGCTGGTGGTTCTGGATGCTGATGCCGCCTTGACAAGGGCGGATTTCCACGAGGAAACTTTCATTCCCCGTATCGATCCGTCAAGTGAGATACTGAAGGGGTTTTCACAGGAACAGATACCGCCCCTGCAGGGATATTCGTTGACCAGAGCCAAGGCCAGTGCCGAAGTGCCGGTGTTTACCGAGATAAAGGGTAGACCGGACCCTATACTTGCCAACTGGCGCTATGGTCTGGGAAAGTCGGTTGCCTATACCTCGGATGCCGAGGCCCGCTGGTCTTCAAAGTGGGTAAACTGGTCCAAATATAATAAGTTCTGGTCTCAGACGGTGCGCTGGGCCATGAGAGACAAGCCCAAGGGAAGCTATGTCTTGAAGGTGGACGAGAGTGAAGGGAAACGCGACCTTATCATAGAATCTGGAGGAGACTGGACGGAAGGTACTCAGCTGCAGGCACGCATAATCTCCGGCGACTCCGGGGAACGGGAGCTGAACCTCAGGCAGATTGCGCCCAAGAGATATACGGCGTCACTTGAGGGGCTGAGTCCGGGGTCATACACAGTAAATCTCTCCCGGCTTGAGGGCGGCAAGGTTGTAGACCGTGTCACAAAGGGCGTACTTGTGCCGACGAAGAAGGAGTTGGCTTCTGTGGAGGACGCGACACGGGGGAATAACACAGGGCTCCTGGAGACAATCGCGCAAAGAACCGGGGGCAAATTTAAACCCATGTTTGAGGATATAACCGCTAATACGGAGATGATATTTTTGACCGAAGACCTTTCCAAGTACCTTATCCCCATAGCCATGGGCCTGCTTCTCTGTGACATTGCAATTAGAAGAATAGGCATTGTTTAGGGTGGATACGATGAGACCCGTGACGAAGACGGCTTTTCTGCTTTGCGCTGTGTGTATCCTGGTGTGCGGCGCCATTACCCCTGTCCGGGGTGCCTCCCTGTTTTCAGGGCTAATCTTGTCCAGGGCTGAAGGAGGGGGGGTGAGGGTTGTTGAGATCTACCCGGGTTCCCCCGCGGCTAAGGCGGGGCTCAAGATTGGCGACGTGGTTACGGAACTGGACAGGAAGAGGATCAAGAAACTGGGTGATTTTGTGGAGATATCGCGCAGCCTGGATAAAAGTCTCCCTGAGGTTGAAATTAGGATAATAAGAGACGGCAGTACGCATGATTACGTAATAGCCTCGTACAGCGCGCCTGTTTATAAGTTGTGGAGGGTGAAGGTGGTGGAACCGCCTTATTCTGCCCTGGGTGGGGTATCGCTCATACAGTACTGGCTCGAAAAGGGCAAAAGAAAACTTATGGAGAGTAGAGGGAATGTGCCTGTCAGCAGGAAGGTTGCCGATTACAGAGAAGCAATCAAGTACTTCTTCTTTGCCTTACACTACGCCCCCTCCTCGGTTGATGCCGGGCTGATGGTGGCAGATACATATAAAGGACTGGGCGAACTCTATCTCTCCGAAGGCTCTTTGCCGGATGCTCTCGAGAGTTATGCCGAGGCCGCAGAATTCTACAGTAAGACCGGCGATAAGGCCACCAGGGAGAAAGACCTTAAAAGGGTTTTGGGCGGTCTCCAGGATGTCGAAGAAAGACTGTTCATGCTGCTCCCGCAGGAAAAAGGGTAGAACACCACCACACAGGAGTTA
Coding sequences within:
- a CDS encoding VWA domain-containing protein, whose protein sequence is MDLQFEQPIFLKLLFLLPIIWGLSFLAFRRLPLWRIVSSAFLRSLVLALLILVLAGIHRVDEKPSDLALVFCVDVSDSISQENKTWVADYLKEMDKKLDDDDKNIKRALVVFGSDARVASPMAGGLETDYGELELDTTRTNIANGMLSALKLFPEDSVKKMVLLTDGNENLGSSVLASSIIEQKNTHVYTVEIPPPPTVKEVLIKKLLVPQDVNHGETFDIRITVENRNDFPVEGSVSLSEGENLLSRWELSFPAGFSVFEMPYKGEEKGFIEFHADLELDTDADTNDDNNRKRAAVNVVGKPRILYVRGDPSKRAFLAGAIEEKDVVVEMGGIDIIPKTLNEMLEYECIVFSNVPASAVSRDQMEAVKTYVRDFGGGFIMVGGENSYAQGGYKNTPIEDVLPVNVIAGATRKEKKPKRASIILLVDKSGSMTGKKIFATKKATIELLKQLKEGDQVGLIAFDVVPHVVIELGPVQKIYGKDLLAKLSTLSAGGGTDIFPAMKEAYNRLSKSGAKVNHIILLSDGNTRSVYYSYEALMDKLKRANISISTIAIGGWLVNTRLLKDIAKRTGGQFYRLKNINELPRLVVLDADAALTRADFHEETFIPRIDPSSEILKGFSQEQIPPLQGYSLTRAKASAEVPVFTEIKGRPDPILANWRYGLGKSVAYTSDAEARWSSKWVNWSKYNKFWSQTVRWAMRDKPKGSYVLKVDESEGKRDLIIESGGDWTEGTQLQARIISGDSGERELNLRQIAPKRYTASLEGLSPGSYTVNLSRLEGGKVVDRVTKGVLVPTKKELASVEDATRGNNTGLLETIAQRTGGKFKPMFEDITANTEMIFLTEDLSKYLIPIAMGLLLCDIAIRRIGIV
- a CDS encoding PDZ domain-containing protein, with product MRPVTKTAFLLCAVCILVCGAITPVRGASLFSGLILSRAEGGGVRVVEIYPGSPAAKAGLKIGDVVTELDRKRIKKLGDFVEISRSLDKSLPEVEIRIIRDGSTHDYVIASYSAPVYKLWRVKVVEPPYSALGGVSLIQYWLEKGKRKLMESRGNVPVSRKVADYREAIKYFFFALHYAPSSVDAGLMVADTYKGLGELYLSEGSLPDALESYAEAAEFYSKTGDKATREKDLKRVLGGLQDVEERLFMLLPQEKG